One Streptomyces sp. NBC_01237 genomic region harbors:
- a CDS encoding tetratricopeptide repeat protein translates to MVFMGDRATLLETGRFVQRRGYETEKAEDAAFAAAVNGPAAHVGRTNTGSAAGTAGTFEAVGDDVDNAGTTDAMDAADSAESEARHRRAADAGDTASMSVLGALLLRRGDLDSAETYLRAATAEGDRAAANNLGVLLHQRGYLDEAAGWWRIAAVAGSAAAAHALGRHFRERGDEPGAEYWLRQSAEQGHALGAYALADLLEHRSDVGAERWLRAAAEQGHREAAYRLARTLERNAVEDPHDAFGLGRAAGPGAARRALAASGSDTLAGRVPTASRGPGRAGDGPVAGPAAGRVGEAEQWYRQAAARGHRRAALHLGAILEQRGELKEAGRWYLTSAKDGEPRAACALGFLLRDAGDEESAAVWWLRAAQDGDGNAANALGALHAARGEQQTAERWYRAAMDAGDVNGAYNLGLLCAAQDRTPQAEQWYRRAAYAGHREAANALAVLLLQAGDHTGAEPWFSKAAEAGSVDAAFNLGILHAGRDEDRTALGWYQRAAAAGHIDAALQVGMALLREGEEQEAERHLRCAAGGGSAEAAFRLAGVLDSRQPPPGPPALGEPMPEKTECEEWYERAAQQGHRRAQVRVGMLAAARGDVDSAAHWYREAAEAGSRNGAFNLGLLLAREGSEREAALWWSRAANAGHGRAALRLALLAARRGELAEGQRWCARAVELGPAEVAERAARLREALHQELTA, encoded by the coding sequence ATGGTATTTATGGGGGACAGGGCAACTCTGTTGGAGACAGGGCGGTTTGTGCAGCGTCGCGGCTATGAGACCGAAAAAGCGGAAGATGCGGCATTTGCTGCTGCCGTGAACGGTCCGGCCGCACATGTGGGCAGGACGAACACCGGCAGCGCCGCCGGTACCGCGGGCACCTTCGAAGCCGTCGGCGACGACGTGGACAACGCCGGGACCACGGACGCGATGGACGCGGCGGACAGCGCCGAGAGCGAGGCGCGCCACCGCCGTGCCGCCGACGCCGGGGACACGGCGTCGATGAGCGTGCTGGGCGCACTGCTGCTGCGCCGCGGAGACCTGGACAGCGCCGAGACCTATCTGCGTGCGGCCACCGCCGAGGGCGACCGGGCCGCCGCCAACAATCTGGGTGTCCTCCTCCACCAGCGCGGCTACCTGGACGAGGCCGCCGGGTGGTGGCGCATCGCCGCCGTCGCCGGCTCCGCGGCCGCCGCGCACGCGCTCGGCCGCCACTTCCGCGAGCGCGGCGACGAGCCCGGCGCCGAGTACTGGCTGCGCCAGTCCGCCGAACAGGGCCACGCGCTGGGCGCCTATGCCCTGGCCGACCTCCTGGAGCACCGCAGCGACGTCGGCGCGGAGCGCTGGCTGCGCGCCGCCGCCGAGCAGGGGCACCGGGAGGCCGCGTACCGCCTCGCCCGCACCCTGGAGCGGAACGCCGTCGAGGACCCGCACGACGCCTTCGGCCTCGGCCGGGCGGCCGGGCCCGGCGCGGCGCGGCGTGCTCTCGCGGCCTCCGGCTCCGACACGCTCGCGGGCCGCGTTCCGACAGCGTCCCGTGGTCCGGGCCGGGCGGGCGACGGCCCCGTGGCGGGTCCGGCCGCCGGACGCGTGGGCGAGGCCGAGCAGTGGTACCGGCAGGCCGCCGCACGCGGTCACCGGCGGGCCGCCCTGCACCTCGGCGCGATCCTGGAACAGCGCGGCGAACTCAAGGAGGCCGGTCGCTGGTACCTCACCTCCGCCAAGGATGGCGAGCCGCGCGCCGCCTGCGCCCTCGGCTTCCTGCTGCGCGACGCGGGCGACGAGGAGAGTGCGGCCGTGTGGTGGCTTCGCGCCGCCCAGGACGGCGACGGCAACGCCGCCAACGCCCTGGGGGCCCTGCACGCCGCCCGCGGTGAGCAGCAGACCGCCGAGCGGTGGTACCGGGCCGCGATGGACGCGGGTGACGTCAACGGCGCGTACAACCTCGGGCTGCTCTGCGCGGCCCAGGACCGCACGCCGCAGGCCGAGCAGTGGTACCGCCGTGCCGCCTACGCCGGACACCGTGAGGCCGCCAACGCCCTGGCCGTACTGCTGCTCCAGGCCGGGGACCACACCGGGGCCGAGCCCTGGTTCTCCAAGGCGGCCGAGGCGGGCAGCGTGGACGCCGCCTTCAACCTCGGCATCCTGCACGCCGGGCGGGACGAGGACCGCACGGCGCTGGGCTGGTACCAGCGGGCCGCCGCGGCCGGACACATCGACGCCGCGCTCCAGGTCGGCATGGCTCTGCTGCGCGAGGGCGAGGAGCAGGAGGCCGAGCGCCATCTGCGCTGCGCGGCGGGCGGTGGCAGTGCCGAGGCCGCCTTCCGGCTGGCCGGGGTCCTGGACTCCCGGCAGCCGCCGCCCGGCCCCCCGGCGCTCGGCGAGCCGATGCCGGAGAAGACCGAGTGCGAGGAGTGGTACGAGCGGGCCGCCCAGCAGGGTCACCGCCGCGCCCAGGTCCGGGTCGGAATGCTCGCCGCCGCACGTGGCGACGTGGACAGCGCCGCGCACTGGTACCGGGAGGCCGCCGAGGCGGGCAGCCGCAACGGCGCGTTCAACCTCGGGCTGCTGCTCGCCCGTGAGGGCAGCGAGCGCGAGGCCGCCCTGTGGTGGAGCCGCGCCGCGAACGCCGGCCATGGCCGTGCCGCGCTGCGCCTGGCCCTGCTCGCCGCCCGCCGGGGCGAGCTCGCCGAGGGGCAGCGCTGGTGCGCCCGTGCCGTCGAGCTGGGTCCGGCGGAGGTCGCCGAGCGGGCGGCCCGGCTGCGCGAGGCGCTGCACCAGGAGCTCACCGCGTAG
- a CDS encoding UPF0182 family membrane protein, translating into MPDRGGGPTGPRIRVGRPSRRVRTLLMTLGVLAVLAMAFVMFAGFWTDWLWYRSVAYSSVFTTTLWTKIGLFLVFGLLMALAIGVNIWLAHRLRPPLSAMSLEQQSLDRYRMSVAPYKKWVLLAITALVGLIAGASASGQWRTWLMYVNGVSFGQKDPQFKLDVSFYAFDLPWYRFLLGFGFAATVLSLIAAALTHYLYGGLRITSPGARATGAATGHLSVLLGIFVSLKAVAYWLDRYGLAVKSSDFKATDNWTGLRYVDANAYLPAKTILFCIAAICAVLFFATLWRRTWQLPVIGFGLMVLSAILIGGLYPAIVQKFQVQPNEQAKEAPFIRKNIEATRDAYDIDDAQVDDYAGKATTTDDTKLRASADAAASYRVMDPNVVSPAFQQLQQKRNYYQFPKTLDVDRYKGKDGKEQDTVIGLRELNLQGLPKRNWINDHFTYTHGYGAIAARGTTTGTNPAGSPDFTESGLPATGELGKYEQRIYYGEKTEQYSIVGGPQKELDYEEDGEKTTSYKGNSGVSLSSAFNRAAYAVSFSEPQILYSGAIGEGSRILYNRTPKERVEAVAPWLTIDGDAYPAVVDGRIQWVVDAYTTTNGYPYASRTTLGDTTADSLTTNQRAVVAQQNQVNYIRNSVKATVDAYDGKVKLYEWDTKDPVLKTWRKAFPGTVKSRADIPQELMDHLRYPQDLFKVQRELLTRYHVENPAQFYSGSDAWQVPDDPTNKEPGAVPPYYLSMKMPGQDSQKFSLTTTFTPKGRPDLGAFMAVDADAASKDYGTIRLLRVTTTVKGPGQVQSELNGNDDVAEFVRNLKGTDSDIEYGNLLTVPLEGGFLYIEPVYTRGGTQNYPLLRKVAASYGSKIVFENSLGEALNAVFGVEGDTTTPPTEPTEPPGDTTKPPVTGSAALKQAIADAQKAYTEGETALKEQDWTAYGKAQAALEEALQRAAAAQPKAGSQADKPAAGSDKPGSDADKAGDKADKADEKGSDQVSDQGS; encoded by the coding sequence ATGCCGGACCGCGGCGGAGGCCCGACCGGGCCACGGATCAGAGTGGGCCGCCCGTCCCGGCGCGTCCGTACCCTGCTCATGACACTGGGCGTTCTGGCGGTTCTCGCCATGGCGTTCGTCATGTTCGCCGGGTTCTGGACGGACTGGCTCTGGTACCGGTCGGTGGCGTATTCATCCGTCTTCACCACCACCCTGTGGACCAAGATCGGGCTGTTCCTCGTGTTCGGACTGCTGATGGCCCTCGCCATCGGCGTGAACATCTGGCTCGCGCACCGGCTCAGGCCGCCACTGAGCGCGATGTCGCTGGAGCAGCAGAGCCTGGACCGCTATCGCATGAGCGTCGCCCCCTACAAGAAGTGGGTGCTGCTCGCGATCACCGCGCTCGTCGGACTGATCGCCGGAGCCTCCGCTTCCGGTCAGTGGCGTACGTGGCTGATGTATGTCAACGGTGTGTCGTTCGGGCAGAAGGACCCCCAGTTCAAGCTGGATGTGTCCTTCTACGCCTTCGACCTGCCGTGGTACCGCTTCCTGCTGGGCTTCGGCTTCGCGGCGACGGTGCTCTCGCTGATCGCCGCCGCCCTGACCCACTACCTGTACGGCGGGCTGCGGATCACCAGCCCCGGTGCGCGGGCGACGGGTGCGGCCACCGGCCATCTCTCGGTGCTGCTCGGCATCTTCGTCTCCCTGAAGGCCGTGGCCTACTGGCTCGACCGGTACGGCCTGGCGGTGAAGTCCAGTGACTTCAAGGCCACGGACAACTGGACGGGCCTCCGGTACGTCGACGCGAACGCCTACCTGCCGGCGAAGACCATCCTGTTCTGCATCGCCGCGATCTGCGCCGTGCTGTTCTTCGCGACGCTGTGGCGGCGCACCTGGCAGCTGCCGGTGATCGGCTTCGGCCTGATGGTGCTCTCGGCGATCCTGATCGGCGGGCTCTACCCGGCGATCGTGCAGAAGTTCCAGGTCCAGCCGAACGAGCAGGCCAAGGAAGCACCGTTCATCCGGAAGAACATCGAGGCGACCCGCGACGCGTACGACATCGACGATGCCCAGGTCGACGACTACGCGGGCAAGGCCACCACGACCGATGACACCAAGCTGCGCGCAAGCGCGGACGCGGCGGCCAGTTACCGGGTGATGGACCCCAACGTCGTCTCCCCGGCCTTCCAGCAGCTCCAGCAGAAGAGGAACTACTACCAGTTCCCCAAGACCCTGGACGTCGACCGCTACAAGGGCAAGGACGGCAAGGAACAGGACACCGTCATCGGCCTGCGCGAGCTCAACCTCCAGGGCCTGCCCAAGCGGAACTGGATCAACGACCACTTCACCTACACCCACGGCTACGGCGCCATCGCGGCCCGGGGCACCACCACCGGTACGAACCCGGCGGGCTCCCCGGACTTCACCGAGTCGGGTCTGCCCGCCACCGGCGAGCTGGGCAAGTACGAGCAGCGGATCTACTACGGCGAGAAGACCGAGCAGTACTCCATCGTCGGCGGGCCCCAGAAGGAGCTCGACTACGAGGAGGACGGCGAGAAGACCACCAGTTACAAGGGCAACAGCGGGGTCAGTCTCTCCAGCGCGTTCAACCGCGCCGCCTACGCGGTCTCCTTCAGCGAGCCGCAGATCCTGTACTCGGGAGCGATCGGCGAGGGCTCGCGGATTCTGTACAACCGCACGCCCAAGGAGCGGGTCGAGGCGGTCGCCCCGTGGCTGACCATCGACGGTGACGCCTATCCGGCGGTCGTCGACGGACGCATTCAGTGGGTCGTCGACGCGTACACCACGACGAACGGCTACCCGTACGCCTCGCGTACGACGCTCGGTGACACCACGGCCGACTCGCTGACCACCAACCAGCGCGCGGTCGTCGCCCAGCAGAACCAGGTCAACTACATCCGCAACTCGGTGAAGGCGACCGTCGACGCGTACGACGGCAAGGTCAAGCTCTACGAGTGGGACACCAAGGACCCGGTGCTCAAGACCTGGCGCAAGGCGTTCCCCGGGACCGTGAAGTCCCGGGCGGACATCCCCCAGGAACTGATGGACCACCTGCGGTACCCGCAGGACCTGTTCAAGGTCCAGCGCGAGCTGCTCACCCGCTACCACGTCGAGAACCCCGCCCAGTTCTACAGCGGCAGTGACGCGTGGCAGGTGCCGGACGACCCGACCAACAAGGAGCCGGGAGCCGTTCCGCCGTACTACCTGAGCATGAAGATGCCGGGGCAGGACTCGCAGAAGTTCTCGCTGACCACCACGTTCACTCCGAAGGGGCGTCCCGACCTGGGGGCGTTCATGGCGGTGGACGCGGACGCGGCCAGCAAGGACTACGGCACCATCAGGCTGCTGCGGGTCACCACCACGGTGAAGGGCCCGGGTCAGGTACAGAGTGAGCTCAACGGCAACGACGACGTCGCCGAGTTCGTGAGAAACCTCAAGGGCACCGACTCCGACATCGAGTACGGCAATCTGCTCACCGTGCCGCTCGAAGGGGGCTTCCTCTACATCGAGCCGGTCTACACGCGCGGTGGCACGCAGAACTACCCGCTGCTGCGCAAGGTCGCCGCCTCGTACGGATCGAAGATCGTCTTCGAGAACAGTCTCGGGGAGGCGCTCAACGCGGTCTTCGGGGTCGAGGGCGATACGACGACTCCGCCGACCGAGCCCACCGAGCCACCGGGTGACACCACCAAGCCCCCGGTCACCGGGAGCGCCGCTCTGAAGCAGGCCATCGCGGATGCCCAGAAGGCGTACACCGAGGGCGAGACGGCACTGAAGGAACAGGACTGGACCGCCTACGGCAAGGCTCAGGCGGCGCTGGAGGAAGCCCTCCAGCGGGCGGCGGCGGCCCAGCCCAAGGCCGGCAGTCAGGCCGACAAGCCCGCGGCCGGTTCCGACAAGCCGGGCAGCGATGCCGACAAGGCGGGCGACAAGGCCGACAAGGCCGATGAGAAGGGCAGCGACCAGGTCAGCGACCAGGGCAGCTGA
- a CDS encoding SDR family oxidoreductase has product MSSPDPQVRGARNLTDPSPESKPGKNRSKSRGPVVAVTGAATGIGELLTAHLAASDEIKQVIAIDERRGEVSGATWHILDVRDPAIAEKLRGADVVVHLALDLDLETDPAARTAYNVRGTQTVLTAAAAVGVHRVVLCTSAMVYGALPDNDIPLAEDAELRATAEATGVGDLLEIERLGRRAPRAHPGLNVTVVRPTVLVGGTDTALTRYFESPRLLVVAGSRPTWQFCHVEDLVSALEYAALEKIDGEFAVGCDGWLEQEEVEELSGVRRMELPSAVALGAAARLHRIGLTPSPAGDLAYTMHPWVVSVSRLHDAGWRPKWTNEEVLGALLEEVEGRHTLAGRRLGRKDATAAGAAGATVALLGTAALVRRARKARRRI; this is encoded by the coding sequence GTGAGTTCCCCAGATCCACAGGTTCGCGGAGCGCGAAACCTGACCGACCCCTCGCCCGAGAGCAAGCCCGGAAAAAATCGTTCCAAGAGCCGGGGCCCCGTCGTCGCGGTCACCGGCGCCGCGACCGGCATCGGTGAACTGCTCACCGCGCACCTCGCCGCATCCGACGAGATCAAGCAGGTCATCGCCATCGACGAGCGGCGCGGGGAGGTCTCCGGGGCGACCTGGCACATCCTGGACGTCCGGGACCCCGCCATCGCCGAGAAACTGCGCGGCGCGGACGTCGTGGTCCATCTGGCGCTCGATCTCGACCTGGAGACCGACCCCGCCGCCCGTACGGCGTACAACGTGCGCGGCACCCAGACCGTGCTGACGGCCGCCGCGGCCGTCGGTGTCCACCGGGTCGTGCTGTGCACCTCGGCGATGGTCTACGGGGCACTGCCCGACAACGACATCCCGCTCGCCGAGGACGCCGAGCTGCGCGCCACGGCGGAGGCCACCGGCGTCGGTGACCTGCTGGAGATCGAACGGCTCGGCCGCCGTGCGCCCCGGGCCCACCCCGGGCTCAACGTCACCGTCGTGCGGCCCACCGTGCTGGTCGGCGGCACGGACACGGCGCTGACCCGCTACTTCGAGTCGCCCCGGCTGCTGGTCGTCGCCGGATCGCGTCCCACCTGGCAGTTCTGTCATGTCGAGGACCTGGTCAGCGCCCTGGAGTACGCCGCGCTGGAGAAGATCGACGGCGAGTTCGCGGTCGGCTGCGACGGATGGCTGGAGCAGGAGGAGGTCGAGGAGCTCAGCGGTGTACGCCGGATGGAGCTGCCGTCCGCCGTCGCTCTCGGGGCCGCCGCCCGGCTGCACAGGATCGGCCTCACCCCCTCCCCGGCCGGCGACCTGGCGTACACCATGCATCCCTGGGTGGTCAGCGTGAGCCGGCTGCACGATGCCGGGTGGCGCCCGAAGTGGACCAACGAGGAGGTCCTGGGAGCCCTCCTCGAAGAGGTGGAAGGGCGCCACACGCTCGCCGGACGCCGACTGGGCCGCAAGGACGCCACCGCCGCGGGTGCCGCCGGTGCGACGGTCGCCCTGCTCGGTACGGCAGCCCTGGTCCGCCGCGCACGCAAGGCCCGCCGCCGCATCTGA
- a CDS encoding YlbL family protein, giving the protein MPRRTATMLASTLILIALLCAGVLIKVPYSEMSPGPTVNTLGDARGEPVLHIAGRKTYPTSGHLNMTTVRVTGADYNMNIVEAVYGWLAHDSVVVPHDTLYPDGKTEEQSTQENAEEFSQSQESAKVAALEELGIPVSSRVVVSTVVKDSPAQGRLHAGDVIKAVDGTAVKEPDDVAKLVTKHKPGQDVTFTVIPAKEAAAAEKASRDPEGSEKVTVTTEKAPPTPEAPKENRAIVGIRAGTDHTFPFEIDIKLADVGGPSAGLMFSLGIIDKLTPDKLTGGKFIAGTGTIDDKGTVGPIGGINMKLVGARNAGARYFLTPDDNCAAAASDTPSGLTLVRVKTLDDAKKSLEKIRAGKTDALPSCSAG; this is encoded by the coding sequence ATGCCACGCCGCACCGCGACGATGCTCGCCTCCACCCTCATCCTCATCGCGCTGCTCTGCGCAGGCGTGCTGATCAAAGTGCCGTACTCGGAGATGTCCCCCGGGCCGACCGTGAACACGCTCGGTGACGCGCGTGGCGAGCCCGTACTGCACATCGCGGGCCGCAAGACGTACCCGACGTCGGGGCACCTCAACATGACGACGGTGCGGGTCACGGGCGCGGACTACAACATGAACATCGTCGAGGCCGTCTACGGCTGGCTGGCCCACGACAGTGTGGTCGTCCCGCACGACACCCTGTACCCCGACGGCAAGACCGAAGAGCAGTCGACCCAGGAGAACGCCGAGGAGTTCAGCCAGTCCCAGGAGAGCGCGAAGGTCGCGGCCCTGGAGGAGCTGGGCATCCCGGTGTCCTCGCGGGTGGTCGTCTCCACCGTGGTCAAGGACAGCCCGGCCCAGGGCAGGCTGCACGCGGGCGACGTGATCAAGGCCGTCGACGGCACCGCGGTCAAGGAGCCCGACGACGTCGCCAAGCTCGTCACCAAGCACAAGCCCGGCCAGGACGTCACGTTCACCGTCATCCCGGCGAAGGAGGCGGCCGCCGCCGAGAAGGCGAGCCGTGACCCCGAGGGCAGCGAGAAGGTCACCGTCACGACGGAGAAGGCACCCCCCACGCCGGAGGCTCCGAAGGAGAACCGCGCGATCGTCGGCATCAGGGCGGGAACGGACCACACGTTCCCGTTCGAGATCGACATCAAGCTCGCCGACGTGGGCGGGCCGAGCGCCGGCCTCATGTTCTCGCTGGGCATCATCGACAAGCTGACCCCGGACAAGCTCACGGGCGGCAAGTTCATCGCCGGTACCGGAACCATCGACGACAAGGGCACGGTCGGCCCGATCGGCGGCATCAACATGAAGCTGGTCGGTGCGCGCAACGCGGGTGCGCGCTACTTCCTGACCCCGGACGACAACTGCGCCGCCGCGGCGTCCGACACCCCGAGCGGGCTCACGCTGGTCCGGGTGAAGACCCTCGACGACGCCAAGAAGTCACTGGAGAAGATCCGGGCGGGCAAGACGGACGCGCTGCCGAGCTGCTCGGCCGGCTGA
- a CDS encoding zinc-dependent metalloprotease: MSDTPFGFGLPPEEPENGDEGKKKDPTEGGQGAGGPGNPFGFGPGAGGDNPFAAMFGTMNPNDLGAAFQQLGQMLSYEGGPVNWDMAKQIARQTVSQGTPDGTKDASVGPSERTAVDEALRLADLWLDGVTSLPSGSVSTVAWSRAEWVEASLPAWKQLVDPVAERVGLAMGDVLPEEMQAMAGPLIGMMRSMGGAMFGQQIGQAVGVLAGEVVGSTDIGLPLGPAGKAALLPLNVEQFGKDLSVPQDEVRLYLALREAAHQRLFAHVPWLRSHLFGAVEAYARGIKVDTSKLEDVVGQFDPSQPEQLQDALQQGMFQPEDTPEQKASLARLETALALVEGWVDAVVHEAAKSRLTSADALRETLRRRRASGGPAEQTFATLIGLQLRPRRLRDASRLWASLTDARGLEGRDGLWEHPDMLPTAHDLDDPDGFVHHEQLDFSELDKMLGEAAKGSHKPAADPADERKSEDAEGRSEPTADGGKDEPKADGGKDSKDDNDQ, encoded by the coding sequence GTGAGTGACACCCCATTCGGATTCGGCCTTCCGCCGGAGGAGCCTGAGAACGGCGACGAGGGCAAGAAGAAGGACCCCACCGAAGGTGGGCAGGGCGCGGGCGGGCCAGGGAACCCGTTCGGCTTCGGGCCGGGCGCGGGCGGGGACAACCCGTTCGCGGCGATGTTCGGCACGATGAACCCGAACGACCTGGGCGCCGCCTTCCAGCAGCTGGGCCAGATGCTGAGCTACGAGGGCGGTCCCGTGAACTGGGACATGGCCAAGCAGATCGCCCGCCAGACGGTCTCCCAGGGGACCCCGGACGGCACCAAGGACGCGAGCGTCGGGCCTTCGGAGCGCACCGCTGTCGACGAGGCCCTGCGGCTGGCCGACCTCTGGCTGGACGGCGTGACCTCGCTGCCCTCGGGTTCGGTCTCGACCGTGGCGTGGAGCCGCGCGGAGTGGGTCGAGGCGTCCCTCCCCGCGTGGAAGCAGCTGGTCGACCCGGTGGCCGAGCGTGTCGGCCTGGCCATGGGTGATGTGCTGCCCGAGGAGATGCAGGCCATGGCGGGCCCGCTGATCGGCATGATGCGGTCGATGGGCGGCGCCATGTTCGGCCAGCAGATCGGGCAGGCCGTGGGCGTTCTCGCAGGTGAGGTGGTCGGTTCCACCGACATCGGGCTGCCGCTCGGCCCGGCCGGCAAGGCGGCGCTCCTCCCGCTGAACGTGGAGCAGTTCGGCAAGGACCTGAGCGTCCCGCAGGACGAGGTGCGGCTGTATCTGGCGCTGCGCGAGGCCGCCCACCAGCGGCTCTTCGCCCATGTGCCGTGGCTGCGCTCGCACCTGTTCGGTGCGGTCGAGGCATACGCCCGGGGCATCAAGGTCGACACCAGCAAGCTGGAGGACGTCGTCGGCCAGTTCGACCCCTCGCAGCCGGAGCAGCTTCAGGACGCCCTTCAGCAGGGCATGTTCCAGCCGGAGGACACGCCCGAGCAGAAGGCGTCGCTGGCCCGCCTGGAAACGGCTCTGGCCCTGGTCGAGGGCTGGGTGGACGCCGTGGTCCACGAGGCCGCCAAGTCCCGGCTGACCTCGGCGGACGCGTTGCGCGAGACCCTGCGCAGGCGCCGCGCCTCCGGTGGTCCCGCCGAGCAGACCTTCGCCACCCTCATCGGCCTCCAGCTGCGGCCGCGCCGGCTGCGGGACGCCTCGCGGCTGTGGGCCTCGCTCACGGACGCCCGGGGCCTGGAGGGCCGCGACGGCCTGTGGGAGCACCCCGACATGCTGCCGACCGCCCATGACCTGGACGACCCGGACGGCTTCGTGCACCACGAGCAGCTGGACTTCTCCGAGCTGGACAAGATGCTCGGCGAGGCCGCGAAGGGCTCGCACAAGCCGGCCGCCGATCCGGCGGACGAGCGGAAGAGCGAGGACGCCGAAGGCAGGAGCGAGCCGACGGCGGACGGCGGCAAGGACGAGCCGAAGGCCGACGGCGGCAAGGACAGCAAGGACGACAACGACCAGTGA
- a CDS encoding molybdenum cofactor biosynthesis protein MoaE, whose product MARTHDHPGEQAAQDPIRLLAIRDTPLSVDEVFRAVGDDAAGGIALFVGTVRNHDSGQDVGALGYSCHPSAQDELRRVAEKVVADFPVRALAAVHRVGELVVGDLAVVVAVSCPHRAEAFEACRKLIDDLKHEVPIWKHQRFSDGTEEWVGAC is encoded by the coding sequence ATGGCACGCACCCACGACCACCCCGGCGAGCAGGCCGCCCAGGACCCCATCCGGCTGCTGGCGATCCGGGACACCCCGCTCTCCGTCGACGAGGTATTCCGCGCCGTCGGGGACGACGCCGCGGGCGGCATCGCCCTCTTCGTCGGCACGGTGCGTAATCACGACAGCGGTCAGGACGTCGGCGCGCTCGGCTACTCCTGCCATCCGTCGGCCCAGGACGAGCTGCGCCGGGTGGCGGAGAAGGTCGTCGCCGACTTCCCGGTGCGCGCGCTGGCCGCGGTCCACCGGGTGGGTGAACTGGTGGTGGGCGATCTGGCGGTGGTCGTCGCCGTCTCCTGCCCGCACCGCGCGGAAGCCTTCGAGGCCTGCCGCAAGCTGATCGACGACCTCAAGCACGAGGTTCCGATCTGGAAACACCAGCGGTTCTCGGACGGTACGGAGGAGTGGGTGGGCGCCTGCTGA
- a CDS encoding PPA1309 family protein: protein MPNVSPSGPPMAASPLTVAVLEIDTYASTLGWDQPARLFALVDTARLRVQEPGLAAQLGLDDTGSTTASLTPIEQEELPAGTALDDFLGTIAWPDSVVGCAMTVERLMLPPSAEASVPEGLSDKQLTKWVAKHPDRQEVRMTVAVLRDGARESAVRLREKDSPTEVLTGAGLVPGLAEALAATFES from the coding sequence ATGCCCAACGTTTCCCCCTCAGGCCCTCCGATGGCCGCGAGCCCCCTCACCGTCGCCGTCCTCGAAATCGACACCTATGCCTCCACCCTCGGCTGGGACCAGCCGGCCCGGCTGTTCGCCCTGGTCGACACCGCCCGGCTGCGGGTCCAGGAGCCCGGTCTCGCCGCCCAGCTCGGCCTTGACGACACCGGTTCGACGACCGCCTCCCTCACCCCCATCGAGCAGGAGGAGCTCCCCGCCGGCACGGCGCTGGACGACTTCCTCGGCACGATCGCCTGGCCCGACTCCGTGGTCGGGTGCGCCATGACGGTGGAGCGGCTGATGCTTCCGCCGTCCGCCGAGGCGTCCGTACCGGAAGGACTCAGTGACAAGCAGCTGACCAAGTGGGTCGCCAAGCACCCGGACCGGCAGGAGGTGCGGATGACCGTGGCCGTACTGCGGGACGGGGCGCGGGAGTCGGCCGTACGGCTGCGCGAGAAGGACTCCCCCACCGAGGTCCTGACCGGCGCGGGGCTGGTCCCCGGGCTGGCCGAGGCGCTGGCGGCGACCTTCGAGTCCTGA